One stretch of Ursus arctos isolate Adak ecotype North America unplaced genomic scaffold, UrsArc2.0 scaffold_37, whole genome shotgun sequence DNA includes these proteins:
- the NOP9 gene encoding nucleolar protein 9 isoform X1, translated as MPCGRGSFGGRTRTLVHMGLGPPSPHKAGRRFPAGGKRGRGAKGSGRPPPGRRQPPCPPPDGSSESAIDAHPHLSSEALGYFRRALSALKEAPETGEERELMVHNVMKEVEAQALALATNRTGSEIMQELLGFSPPKPLCRVWAALRSSLRFVACHRCGVHVLQSALLQLPRLLRSPSEKEEEDVEEEENGKGSPLETLEELVLGLASEVCDDFLFYCGDTHGSFVVRTLLQVLGGTLLESERARHRGSQSPDSQKAPARECKPADFEVPETFLNRLQDLSSCFLKDIAVFITDKISSFCLQVALQILHRKRPQLCAHLCSAVISYLSSRNSSANGSPLLLFLRDQTSSRLLEQVLLVLEPRRLQSLFEDHFRGQLQALAAHPIANFPLQRLLDAITTPELLSPVFEELSPALEAVLAQGHPGVVIALVGACRRVGAHQAQVLQLLLEAFHCAEPSSRQVACVPLFATLMAYEVYYGLLEEDGAVPAEHQVDMAMARALGDVTVLGSLLLQHLLHFSSPGTILQSLGALTGPQLLTLAQSPAGSHVLDAILTSPSVTRKQRRRVLKTLKGQYVALACSRHGSRVLDAIWSGAALGARKEIAAELGERNQELIRDPFGHHVARNVALTTFLKRREAWEQQQGAVAKRRRALNSILED; from the exons ATGCCTTGTGGACGGGGAAGCTTTGGTGGACGGACGCGGACTTTAGTACACATGGGGCTGGGTCCGCCCTCCCCCCACAAGGCCGGGCGCCGGTTCCCAGCAGGTGGCAAACGAGGGCGCGGGGCCAAGGGGTCGGGGCGCCCCCCACCAGGCCGCCGGCAGCCACCTTGCCCGCCTCCCGACGGGAGCTCGGAGTCGGCCATAGATGCGCACCCGCACCTGAGCTCCGAAGCTCTGGGGTATTTCCGCCGGGCGCTGTCCGCGCTGAAAGAGGCTCCGGAGACCGGAGAAGAACGAG AACTGATGGTGCACAATGTTATGAAGGAAGTGGAGGCTCAGGCCCTAGCCTTGGCCACAAACAGGACTGGCAGTGAGATTATGCAGGAACTGTTGGGATTCAGTCCCCCGAAACCGCTGTGTCGCGTCTGGGCTGCTTTGCGCTCCAGCTTGCGCTTTGTGGCCTGTCATCGATGCGGGGTGCATGTATTGCAAAGTGCTTTGCTGCAGCTGCCTCGATTGCTGAGGAGCCCgtcagagaaagaggaggaagacgtggaggaggaggagaatggcaAGGGTAGTCCCTTGGAGACCCTGGAGGAGCTGGTTTTGGGACTAGCCTCTGAGGTGTGTGATGACTTTCTTTTCTACTGTGGAGACACACATGGCAGCTTCGTGGTCAGAACTCTGCTGCAGGTGTTGGGAGGGACTCTTCTGGAATCTGAGAGAGCCAGACATCGTGGCTCTCAGTCACCTG ACTCACAAAAGGCCCCAGCTCGGGAGTGTAAGCCAGCTGATTTTGAGGTCCCTGAAACTTTCCTGAATCGCCTTCAGGACCTGAGCTCTTGCTTTCTGAAGGACATTGCTG tcttTATCACTGACAAGATCTCCAGCTTCTGCCTTCAAGTGGCCTTACAGATCTTACACCGCAAACGGCCCCAGCTTTGTGCTCATCTCTGCAGTGCTGTGATCAGCTATTTGAGTAGCCGCAACTCCTCAGCAAATGGCAG CCCCCTGCTGCTATTTCTGCGGGATCAGACGAGCTCCAGACTCCTGGAGCAGGTCCTGCTTGTGTTGGAGCCCCGGAGGCTTCAGAGCCTCTTTGAGGATCACTTCCGAGGGCAGCTGCAGGCCCTGGCTGCACACCCTATTGCCAACTTCCCTTTGCAGCGTTTATTGGATGCTATTACTACCCCTGAGCTG CTGTCCCCTGTGTTTGAGGAGCTGAGCCCTGCCCTGGAAGCTGTGctggctcaaggtcacccagggGTGGTCATTGCCCTGGTGGGGGCCTGCCGCAGAGTTGGGGCCCACCAAGCCCAGGTCCTGCAGCTGTTGTTGGAG GCATTCCACTGTGCAGAGCCCTCTTCCCGGCAAGTGGCCTGTGTGCCTCTCTTTGCCACTTTGATGGCTTACGAGGTCTACTACGGCCTGCTGGAAGAGGACGGGGCAGTGCCTGCAGAGCACCAG GTGGACATGGCCATGGCCAGGGCCCTGGGGGACGTGACAGTCCTGGGGTCTCTCCTGCTCCAgcatctgttgcatttctctagtCCTGGTACTATACTTCAAAGTCTGGGTGCCTTGACGGGACCACAACTTCTGACTCTAGCCCAGAGCCCTGCTGGCTCGCACGTGCTTGATGCCATCCTGACCAGCCCCTCCGTGACGCGCAAGCAGCGCCGCCGTGTGCTGAAGACCTTAAAG GGACAATATGTGGCTCTGGCCTGTAGTCGCCATGGCAGCCGTGTACTAGATGCCATCTGGAGTGGAGCAGCCTTGGGGGCCCGGAAGGAAATTGCTGCTGAGCTGG GGGAGCGGAACCAGGAGCTGATAAGAGACCCTTTTGGCCACCATGTGGCTCGAAACGTGGCCCTGACTACTTTCCTGAAGCGCCGAGAGGCTTGGGAACAGCAGCAGGGGGCAGTGGCCAAGCGGAGGCGGGCTTTGAACTCAATACTTGAAGACTAA
- the NOP9 gene encoding nucleolar protein 9 isoform X3: protein MPCGRGSFGGRTRTLVHMGLGPPSPHKAGRRFPAGGKRGRGAKGSGRPPPGRRQPPCPPPDGSSESAIDAHPHLSSEALGYFRRALSALKEAPETGEERELMVHNVMKEVEAQALALATNRTGSEIMQELLGFSPPKPLCRVWAALRSSLRFVACHRCGVHVLQSALLQLPRLLRSPSEKEEEDVEEEENGKGSPLETLEELVLGLASEVCDDFLFYCGDTHGSFVVRTLLQVLGGTLLESERARHRGSQSPDSQKAPARECKPADFEVPETFLNRLQDLSSCFLKDIAVFITDKISSFCLQVALQILHRKRPQLCAHLCSAVISYLSSRNSSANGSPLLLFLRDQTSSRLLEQVLLVLEPRRLQSLFEDHFRGQLQALAAHPIANFPLQRLLDAITTPELAFHCAEPSSRQVACVPLFATLMAYEVYYGLLEEDGAVPAEHQVDMAMARALGDVTVLGSLLLQHLLHFSSPGTILQSLGALTGPQLLTLAQSPAGSHVLDAILTSPSVTRKQRRRVLKTLKGQYVALACSRHGSRVLDAIWSGAALGARKEIAAELGERNQELIRDPFGHHVARNVALTTFLKRREAWEQQQGAVAKRRRALNSILED from the exons ATGCCTTGTGGACGGGGAAGCTTTGGTGGACGGACGCGGACTTTAGTACACATGGGGCTGGGTCCGCCCTCCCCCCACAAGGCCGGGCGCCGGTTCCCAGCAGGTGGCAAACGAGGGCGCGGGGCCAAGGGGTCGGGGCGCCCCCCACCAGGCCGCCGGCAGCCACCTTGCCCGCCTCCCGACGGGAGCTCGGAGTCGGCCATAGATGCGCACCCGCACCTGAGCTCCGAAGCTCTGGGGTATTTCCGCCGGGCGCTGTCCGCGCTGAAAGAGGCTCCGGAGACCGGAGAAGAACGAG AACTGATGGTGCACAATGTTATGAAGGAAGTGGAGGCTCAGGCCCTAGCCTTGGCCACAAACAGGACTGGCAGTGAGATTATGCAGGAACTGTTGGGATTCAGTCCCCCGAAACCGCTGTGTCGCGTCTGGGCTGCTTTGCGCTCCAGCTTGCGCTTTGTGGCCTGTCATCGATGCGGGGTGCATGTATTGCAAAGTGCTTTGCTGCAGCTGCCTCGATTGCTGAGGAGCCCgtcagagaaagaggaggaagacgtggaggaggaggagaatggcaAGGGTAGTCCCTTGGAGACCCTGGAGGAGCTGGTTTTGGGACTAGCCTCTGAGGTGTGTGATGACTTTCTTTTCTACTGTGGAGACACACATGGCAGCTTCGTGGTCAGAACTCTGCTGCAGGTGTTGGGAGGGACTCTTCTGGAATCTGAGAGAGCCAGACATCGTGGCTCTCAGTCACCTG ACTCACAAAAGGCCCCAGCTCGGGAGTGTAAGCCAGCTGATTTTGAGGTCCCTGAAACTTTCCTGAATCGCCTTCAGGACCTGAGCTCTTGCTTTCTGAAGGACATTGCTG tcttTATCACTGACAAGATCTCCAGCTTCTGCCTTCAAGTGGCCTTACAGATCTTACACCGCAAACGGCCCCAGCTTTGTGCTCATCTCTGCAGTGCTGTGATCAGCTATTTGAGTAGCCGCAACTCCTCAGCAAATGGCAG CCCCCTGCTGCTATTTCTGCGGGATCAGACGAGCTCCAGACTCCTGGAGCAGGTCCTGCTTGTGTTGGAGCCCCGGAGGCTTCAGAGCCTCTTTGAGGATCACTTCCGAGGGCAGCTGCAGGCCCTGGCTGCACACCCTATTGCCAACTTCCCTTTGCAGCGTTTATTGGATGCTATTACTACCCCTGAGCTG GCATTCCACTGTGCAGAGCCCTCTTCCCGGCAAGTGGCCTGTGTGCCTCTCTTTGCCACTTTGATGGCTTACGAGGTCTACTACGGCCTGCTGGAAGAGGACGGGGCAGTGCCTGCAGAGCACCAG GTGGACATGGCCATGGCCAGGGCCCTGGGGGACGTGACAGTCCTGGGGTCTCTCCTGCTCCAgcatctgttgcatttctctagtCCTGGTACTATACTTCAAAGTCTGGGTGCCTTGACGGGACCACAACTTCTGACTCTAGCCCAGAGCCCTGCTGGCTCGCACGTGCTTGATGCCATCCTGACCAGCCCCTCCGTGACGCGCAAGCAGCGCCGCCGTGTGCTGAAGACCTTAAAG GGACAATATGTGGCTCTGGCCTGTAGTCGCCATGGCAGCCGTGTACTAGATGCCATCTGGAGTGGAGCAGCCTTGGGGGCCCGGAAGGAAATTGCTGCTGAGCTGG GGGAGCGGAACCAGGAGCTGATAAGAGACCCTTTTGGCCACCATGTGGCTCGAAACGTGGCCCTGACTACTTTCCTGAAGCGCCGAGAGGCTTGGGAACAGCAGCAGGGGGCAGTGGCCAAGCGGAGGCGGGCTTTGAACTCAATACTTGAAGACTAA
- the NOP9 gene encoding nucleolar protein 9 isoform X2, whose protein sequence is MPCGRGSFGGRTRTLVHMGLGPPSPHKAGRRFPAGGKRGRGAKGSGRPPPGRRQPPCPPPDGSSESAIDAHPHLSSEALGYFRRALSALKEAPETGEERELMVHNVMKEVEAQALALATNRTGSEIMQELLGFSPPKPLCRVWAALRSSLRFVACHRCGVHVLQSALLQLPRLLRSPSEKEEEDVEEEENGKGSPLETLEELVLGLASEVCDDFLFYCGDTHGSFVVRTLLQVLGGTLLESERARHRGSQSPVFITDKISSFCLQVALQILHRKRPQLCAHLCSAVISYLSSRNSSANGSPLLLFLRDQTSSRLLEQVLLVLEPRRLQSLFEDHFRGQLQALAAHPIANFPLQRLLDAITTPELLSPVFEELSPALEAVLAQGHPGVVIALVGACRRVGAHQAQVLQLLLEAFHCAEPSSRQVACVPLFATLMAYEVYYGLLEEDGAVPAEHQVDMAMARALGDVTVLGSLLLQHLLHFSSPGTILQSLGALTGPQLLTLAQSPAGSHVLDAILTSPSVTRKQRRRVLKTLKGQYVALACSRHGSRVLDAIWSGAALGARKEIAAELGERNQELIRDPFGHHVARNVALTTFLKRREAWEQQQGAVAKRRRALNSILED, encoded by the exons ATGCCTTGTGGACGGGGAAGCTTTGGTGGACGGACGCGGACTTTAGTACACATGGGGCTGGGTCCGCCCTCCCCCCACAAGGCCGGGCGCCGGTTCCCAGCAGGTGGCAAACGAGGGCGCGGGGCCAAGGGGTCGGGGCGCCCCCCACCAGGCCGCCGGCAGCCACCTTGCCCGCCTCCCGACGGGAGCTCGGAGTCGGCCATAGATGCGCACCCGCACCTGAGCTCCGAAGCTCTGGGGTATTTCCGCCGGGCGCTGTCCGCGCTGAAAGAGGCTCCGGAGACCGGAGAAGAACGAG AACTGATGGTGCACAATGTTATGAAGGAAGTGGAGGCTCAGGCCCTAGCCTTGGCCACAAACAGGACTGGCAGTGAGATTATGCAGGAACTGTTGGGATTCAGTCCCCCGAAACCGCTGTGTCGCGTCTGGGCTGCTTTGCGCTCCAGCTTGCGCTTTGTGGCCTGTCATCGATGCGGGGTGCATGTATTGCAAAGTGCTTTGCTGCAGCTGCCTCGATTGCTGAGGAGCCCgtcagagaaagaggaggaagacgtggaggaggaggagaatggcaAGGGTAGTCCCTTGGAGACCCTGGAGGAGCTGGTTTTGGGACTAGCCTCTGAGGTGTGTGATGACTTTCTTTTCTACTGTGGAGACACACATGGCAGCTTCGTGGTCAGAACTCTGCTGCAGGTGTTGGGAGGGACTCTTCTGGAATCTGAGAGAGCCAGACATCGTGGCTCTCAGTCACCTG tcttTATCACTGACAAGATCTCCAGCTTCTGCCTTCAAGTGGCCTTACAGATCTTACACCGCAAACGGCCCCAGCTTTGTGCTCATCTCTGCAGTGCTGTGATCAGCTATTTGAGTAGCCGCAACTCCTCAGCAAATGGCAG CCCCCTGCTGCTATTTCTGCGGGATCAGACGAGCTCCAGACTCCTGGAGCAGGTCCTGCTTGTGTTGGAGCCCCGGAGGCTTCAGAGCCTCTTTGAGGATCACTTCCGAGGGCAGCTGCAGGCCCTGGCTGCACACCCTATTGCCAACTTCCCTTTGCAGCGTTTATTGGATGCTATTACTACCCCTGAGCTG CTGTCCCCTGTGTTTGAGGAGCTGAGCCCTGCCCTGGAAGCTGTGctggctcaaggtcacccagggGTGGTCATTGCCCTGGTGGGGGCCTGCCGCAGAGTTGGGGCCCACCAAGCCCAGGTCCTGCAGCTGTTGTTGGAG GCATTCCACTGTGCAGAGCCCTCTTCCCGGCAAGTGGCCTGTGTGCCTCTCTTTGCCACTTTGATGGCTTACGAGGTCTACTACGGCCTGCTGGAAGAGGACGGGGCAGTGCCTGCAGAGCACCAG GTGGACATGGCCATGGCCAGGGCCCTGGGGGACGTGACAGTCCTGGGGTCTCTCCTGCTCCAgcatctgttgcatttctctagtCCTGGTACTATACTTCAAAGTCTGGGTGCCTTGACGGGACCACAACTTCTGACTCTAGCCCAGAGCCCTGCTGGCTCGCACGTGCTTGATGCCATCCTGACCAGCCCCTCCGTGACGCGCAAGCAGCGCCGCCGTGTGCTGAAGACCTTAAAG GGACAATATGTGGCTCTGGCCTGTAGTCGCCATGGCAGCCGTGTACTAGATGCCATCTGGAGTGGAGCAGCCTTGGGGGCCCGGAAGGAAATTGCTGCTGAGCTGG GGGAGCGGAACCAGGAGCTGATAAGAGACCCTTTTGGCCACCATGTGGCTCGAAACGTGGCCCTGACTACTTTCCTGAAGCGCCGAGAGGCTTGGGAACAGCAGCAGGGGGCAGTGGCCAAGCGGAGGCGGGCTTTGAACTCAATACTTGAAGACTAA
- the CIDEB gene encoding lipid transferase CIDEB yields the protein MEYLSALNPSGLLRSVSNMSSEFGRKVWTSAPPPQRPFRVCDHKRTTRKGVTAATRQELLDKALEALLLSGMLTLVLEEDGTAVESEDFFQLLEDDTCLMVLEYGQSWSPSRSGMLSYGLGREKPKHSKDIARITFDIYKQNPRDLFGSLNIKATFYGLYSMSCDFQGLGPKKVLRELLRWTSALLQGLGQMLLGIASSLRHIVEGAEQWHWQRQGRLHPY from the exons ATGGAGTACCTCTCAGCCCTGAACCCCAGCGGCTTACTCAG GTCAGTATCCAATATGAGCTCTGAGTTTGGCCGGAAAGTCTGGACTTCAGCTCCACCACCCCAGCGACCTTTCCGAGTCTGTGATCACAAGCGGACCACCCGGAAAGGTGTGACAGCTGCCACCCGCCAGGAACTGCTAGACAAG GCGCTGGAGGCCCTGCTGCTGAGTGGGATGCTAACCCTGGTGCTGGAGGAGGACGGGACTGCTGTGGAGAGTGAGGACTTCTTCCAGCTTTTGGAGGACGACACATGCCTGATGGTGCTGGAGTACGGGCAGAGCTGGAGCCCCAGCAGG AGTGGGATGCTGTCGTATGGCCTGGGCCGGGAGAAGCCCAAGCACAGCAAGGACATCGCCCGCATCACCTTCGACATATACAAGCAAAACCCTCGAGACCTCTTTGGCAGCCTCAATATCAAAGCCACGTTCTACGGGCTCTACTCCATGAGTTGTGACTTTCAAGGACTCGGCCCAAAGAAAGTACTCAG GGAGCTCCTCCGTTGGACCTCTGCACTGCTGCAAGGCCTGGGCCAAATGCTGCTGGGAATTGCCTCCAGCCTTCGCCACATAGTAGAAGGGGCCGAGCAGTGGCACTGGCAGCGGCAGGGTCGCCTCCATCCCTACTGA
- the LTB4R2 gene encoding leukotriene B4 receptor 2 — translation MLACYRPPGNETLLSWKASRVTGTAFLLLAALLGLPGNGFVVWSLAGWRPARGRPLAATLVLHLALADGAVLLLTPLFVAFLAGQAWPLGQAGCKAVYYVCALSMYASVLLTSLLSLQRCLAVTRPFLAPRLRSPALARRLLLAVWLAALLLAAPAAVYRHLWGDRVCQLCHPSPAHAAAHLSLETLTAFVLPFGLVLGCYGLTLARLRGGRWGGGRRGPRVGRLVSAIVLAFGLLWAPYHAVNMLQVAAALAPPGGALARLGGAGQAARAGTTALAFFSSSVNPVLYVFTAGDLLPRAGPRFLTRLFEGSGDARGGGRSREGTMELRATPRLKVVGQGRGDGDPGGGGVEKDSQGWDP, via the coding sequence ATGTTGGCCTGCTACCGGCCCCCGGGGAACGAGACGCTGCTGAGCTGGAAGGCCTCGCGGGTCACGGGCACGGCCTTCCTGCTGCTGGCCGCGCTGCTGGGGCTGCCGGGCAACGGCTTCGTCGTGTGGAGCTTGGCGGGCTGGCGGCCCGCTCGGGGGCGACCGCTGGCGGCCACGCTCGTGCTGCACCTGGCGCTGGCCGACGGCGCGGTGTTGCTGCTCACGCCTCTCTTCGTGGCCTTCCTGGCGGGGCAGGCGTGGCCGCTGGGCCAGGCGGGCTGCAAGGCCGTGTACTACGTGTGCGCGCTCAGCATGTACGCCAGCGTCCTGCTCACCAGCCTGCTCAGCCTGCAGCGCTGCCTGGCTGTCACCCGGCCGTTCCTGGCGCCCCGGCTGCGCAGTCCGGCGCTGGCCCGCCGCCTGCTGCTGGCCGTCTGGCTGGCCGCGCTGCTGCTCGCCGCCCCGGCCGCCGTCTACCGCCACCTGTGGGGAGACCGCGTGTGCCAGCTGTGCCACCCGTCGCCGGCCCACGCCGCCGCCCACCTGAGCCTGGAGACGCTGACGGCCTTCGTGCTTCCCTTCGGGCTGGTGCTCGGCTGCTATGGCCTGACGCTGGCGCGGCTGCGGGGCGGCCGCtggggcggcgggcggcgcgggccGCGGGTGGGCCGGCTGGTGAGCGCCATCGTGCTGGCCTTCGGCTTGCTCTGGGCCCCCTACCACGCGGTCAACATGCTGCAGGTGGCGGCCGCGCTGGCCCCGCCCGGAGGGGCCCTGGCGAGGCTGGGCGGGGCGGGCCAGGCGGCGCGAGCTGGGACCACCGCTTTGGCCTTCTTCAGCTCCAGCGTCAACCCGGTGCTCTACGTCTTCACCGCCGGGGATCTGCTGCCCCGGGCAGGCCCCCGCTTCCTCACGCGGCTCTTTGAGGGCTCGGGAGACGCCCGAGGGGGCGGCCGCTCTAGGGAGGGGACCATGGAGCTCCGAGCTACCCCTCGACTAAAAGTGGTGGGGCAGGGCCGGGGTGATGGAGACCCCGGTGGCGGCGGGGTGGAGAAGGACAGTCAGGGATGGGACCCTTGA
- the LTB4R gene encoding leukotriene B4 receptor 1, which produces MFIIPLTIVILSVALAVGLPGNGFVVWSILVKMRKRSVTALLVLNLALADLFVLLTAPFFLHSVARGTWVFGLAGCRLSHYTCGVSMYASVLLITAMSLDRSLAVALPFVSQKVRTKAVAWWVLASIWVMSLLLAIPVILYRTVTLTPNNQTLQCFPKYSSERVKAFHLLFEAVTGFLLPFLVVVASYSDIRRRLQARRFRRSRRTGRLVALIILAFAAFWLPYHVVNLAEAGRVLAGRASLAGDPLLLARHVFIALAFLSSSVNPVLYACAGGGLLRSAGVGFVAKLLEGTGSEASSARRGGTLGRTARGAPAPSEPGPSESLADSIDALQQSELN; this is translated from the coding sequence ATGTTCATCATTCCGTTGACTATTGTCATACTGTCAGTGGCGCTGGCCGTGGGGCTTCCTGGCAACGGCTTTGTGGTGTGGAGTATCCTGGTAAAGATGCGGAAGCGCTCTGTCACTGCCTTGCTGGTGCTGAACCTGGCCCTGGCGGACTTGTTCGTATTGCTTACCGCCCCCTTTTTCCTCCACTCTGTGGCGCGAGGCACCTGGGTGTTCGGACTGGCGGGCTGCCGCCTGTCGCACTATACCTGTGGAGTCAGCATGTACGCCAGCGTCCTGCTGATCACCGCCATGAGTCTGGACCGCTCGCTGGCGGTGGCCCTCCCCTTTGTGTCCCAGAAGGTTCGTACCAAGGCCGTTGCCTGGTGGGTGCTAGCAAGCATCTGGGTGATGTCCCTTCTGCTGGCCATTCCCGTCATCTTGTACCGCACCGTGACCTTGACACCGAACAACCAGACCCTGCAGTGCTTCCCGAAGTACTCCAGCGAACGCGTCAAGGCGTTCCATCTGCTCTTCGAGGCCGTCACCGGCTTCCTGCTGCCCTTCCTGGTGGTGGTCGCCAGCTATTCGGACATCAGGCGCAGGCTGCAGGCCCGGCGCTTCCGCCGCAGCCGCCGCACCGGCCGCCTGGTGGCGCTCATCATCCTGGCCTTCGCCGCCTTCTGGCTGCCCTACCACGTGGTGAACCTGGCCGAGGCGGGCCGGGTGCTGGCCGGCAGGGCGTCGCTGGCGGGAGACCCGCTGCTCCTGGCGCGCCACGTGTTCATCGCGCTGGCCTTCCTGAGCAGCAGCGTGAACCCCGTGCTGTACGCGTGCGCCGGCGGCGGCCTGCTGCGCTCGGCCGGCGTGGGCTTCGTCGCCAAGCTGCTGGAGGGCACCGGCTCCGAGGCGTCCAGCGCCCGCCGCGGGGGCACCCTGGGCCGGACGGCGAGGGGCGCCCCCGCCCCTTCCGAGCCCGGCCCCTCCGAGAGCCTCGCTGACTCCATCGACGCTCTGCAGCAAAGCGAACTGAACTAG